GGAAATACATTATTGAATTCTATGATAAGGGTCCAATCGATCATGACACACGGGTAAATGTGACGcagatgtaataaaaccatacatTCTTTCTTTAAGATATTAATAATTAAGGTTAAAAGACTTgagttgtttttaaaatatttacgaGTCCTTTGTGTCGAGTTGAGTCAAAATGCGACTCGAGTGCGACTCGATTCCGAGTCTCTAACTCGAGTCCCCATCTCTGGTATTAACAACACAGACAGAAAATTAGTTACAACCTATCAACCGCATATCAACATACTAAAAGCCACCCAGAGAAgcttaacaaccacatagcaatggcaTAGCAACTGCACACACCACCCcaacaaccacctagaaacacCCTGGAAACCGCtttgcaacatgctaaaaaccacgcAGAATATCTTAGCAACTACTGAGCAATGACCCGGCAATGGCCAACAAGAatcctgggtctaatttgggtgagCCCAGGCCCACCCTGGCCCACCCTTTGCTACACCACTGgtttgaaacaaagaaaaaaagctgTCGATGGTTCCTTACATATagagtatatataaaaaacaatggtGAAAAACTTCAGCACAGTGAAACTCAGTAGAAAGAAATATGGTAAAATGACaaatggaaatgaaatacaaaaatgaaacaagGTACaacgaaatatggtagaggctaatatcaaaagaaaatacaaacagggcattagcctagcattcagcatacatcaccttaaaacatgcttaaacactcacagcattttatgcatttaacacgtttaaatcactcaaagcattgtatgcatttttgaccaggccttaaggacatgtataacagtttaaaacactaGAATTTTCATTACACGTTTTCAaatataacacgtattacacttattcactaaactggaaaacactctgggctataaatcattaaataagatacgATTAATACTAAATGTACATAACCGGTCCTTGCATGTGCagcaaacgtggtcaaactccacacatgcaatccatatgcatccttcaaaaatgatccataacaaacacacaattttaacatatgactcttgtgaacacatatttaatacaatttaacttcattttgtgtagaattttatatttaaccaaagaattatcaactgatgaacaaaaccaggagctctcttgcacaatatataggtgcgtcccaaaccgcacacttctggaATATTCTACGTCATtatgtagtgtaagtagtgcgagtagtatgtttacactgaaaatgcaacaaaaagaactTTAAGTACCcgaatgatgcactttttcaactatcaaaacggagtgtggaatgttggacacttcgtgcactcagagctcgcggcttgccgtacatagcagaaggggcggagttacctggctgtgttgctggtctgacaaaacagttgtaattaatgaagaatgtagcagctagagAAACTTCTGTGAATACAGCACCTTGCATATGTAAGCTGAATGCTTTACCATTAcaccacgctgtgtgaatatgtacattgtttcagagacaagtgttgaactgaggtccgCTAAACTAAAGCACTAAAGCTAACGGCAacatgcttccatgtagtaacaaaccattaagtgttccatttgggacttcattacaaattcatacactacacaGTTAAGTGCATAgcatattttgtaagtgcatagtgtataatgtgccatttgggacacagctttagTTCTCACGTTTCTAACACGAGTGAGTaccggaaagcaggtgtcgcaaaactccggtgTCACAAAACTCTTATTCTTAAAGgagccacatccaatttatgactagagttaaattacataaaatatctCCACTTGGctgcataaagaaaatgtaaaaaccgAGTTGTTAGAATGATAACACACTTCACTTTCAGTCGTTAGCACAGTAGAACAcagaacttttatttattttcctatgCTGGCAAAGAGATGAATGATGGAAAATTATAGAAAATATATTTCCAGGGACTTGCACGGGTTCATCGAGTACACAGTGCACTTGAATGAcagtttacattttgaaatattcatCTATGTTGTTAAGACACTGTTCTCTGATAGAAATCTATTGCAGGGAAATGGAATTTTATAGAAGCACTCTTGAATATTTAAACTGCCACACTGCACTTAATTAAACAAGCAGGTCAGCGTCTTGCAACAGTTAACATTTTCTCTCACCATGTAATGCTATTCCAGTGTCTTCAGAGACTATACCAAGTGCTTTCATCATTATAGCATGTTacaaacacatgtacacacacatgccTGGTTGCCTAACACCATGGTTCACTAGTTGATCTGTCAAACACTAGTGCTTTAAGGGTTAATGTGCAGCATTCTAATTTGACAGCTAAAAGGAATCTAAAAGGCTTCAAGGAAGCACTTGTACTCCTTAGTCGGCTGTTCTGGACAGCTGAAAGGCTGACCACAGAGTAGTGCCGCTCAAACAGACGACGCAATTACAGGACCTAGAGCTGattcatcttaaaggaatattgcacATAAAATGACAAGCCACCTAAGCTCACAATGTTCATGTAGTTTAAAACTCTCTCTGTAATTTTTCAATCAACACaataaaatttaaaggaatagtttacccatttTTAAAAAAGTGCTTGAATATGGTGACAATGTTGATAACATCAAACGTTACCCATACAAAAATAGAGagctcatggcaaatttgccgaaAACTTGCCGTAAATTcgctgtccattgttgccaaaggtttgctgtagTTTCACCACTAccagagctgcaaacttctggcaaacatttgcggcaaatcacaagctcatttgcatgtgaaaataatgagtggcaagtttgtggcaagtttgccagaactctagattttttgtataGGTATTGGTTCATCCCATCTCGTGACCAACATCATGATGTTATGTTGCACATTTGGTCATGAGATGCAATGAAAACCAGCGATGTTTGTTGTTATTGACGTAGCTGCCATATTTGACTTGGTATATAGTGCATGACTAATATTGATAAATTTTACTGTGGTTTTCTGGTGGggttttttttacctttttttaagacagaccagagtcactattcactagTAACAATGGCAAATGATCCCTGtgaagacaaaataaaaataaaaatcaccttttgtgttctacggaagaaagaaaatcacacgggcttggagtgacatgagggcgagtaaattgtCTAGATGGCaacctttattttaagaaaactcTTGTGAGATTTCTATGTGACATTCATACTCTTAAGTGCCTATTCACTCTTTACTCATATGCCATCTGCAgttgaaagccattcacacattcacaTTAGAAATATCTCTAATCATCATGATTTtatctgtattctgcccattaacactcttttatacactcatgttttgcagtagtatcagtgtcatcgtAAATTACAATAAATTAGTGTAATCTGTTcatattatggccgcgtatagtgtgttagcgcattatcgccatgaatgcagaatgtaaacattacaaattacacattatctattgcatatttattactttaaatcatcattaagTGGttaaaaacagcttcttttactgatctagtgtgaaatctactcatagaatgaagtattaagtcattgataacacatttaaatgtcacagtttatgttttacatgtagtcttgagcgacCTCATAATTAAATGCTtttctaaacacctcccacatctgcgtggccggtgtctgaatgttcgcaaacatcATACAGTTGCTTGgttgtttcgaacttctttttggctctgagcgaagaacttCGCTGTAAGTAAACCAGGGATTAAATCATGATCAGTTGGTTTAGGTGAATAAATATCTACCCTTTAACATAATCACACTGATGCATCATtcttaaaaatggtaaaaatgaAGTAAAAGGCTCTGATATCAGAaaatattaaatggatagttcacccaaaataaattaaaagttgtaccaATCTGTATGgctttttttcatggaacacaaaggaaatGTTACGAATTgatggtctcagtcaccattcactttcaatgtttgGAAAGatgcacagaagaaagaaagtcaaacaagtttggtacaacataagggtgagtaaatgcaaataaaatgttgatttttgggtgaactattcctttcaatgTCAAAAGCGAGTGAAAGTTTGATATTGGAGTGACGTGAAAATATGCAGATGTTATCACGAATTTAGGCATTAACACAGTTTACAACAAGAATAGACTGCATGTTTAATTGACAGTGTTTTGCCCAAGTGTCATGCTAAGAGTTTGCATGACTTGATTCGGATGATTTCGGAGTTGAACTCTAGCGTGCAGGGCAAACTGCCTGCCGTGCAGCTACTCCCATGTCAGTTACTCACAGTTTAGTCACATTTTTAGTGCATCTTGTTACATTGGCACACTTTTACCTTCAGCAGATCAGCCAGTGCAGAAAAGATGCTAAAAGCACCAAGGAAAATCTTTGTACTGTAGGCCTCAAACATACTAAATCATTTACAGTGCACATCagcgcaaaaaaataaaataaaaaaacacacacacacacacacacacacacacagttccacACAACTAAAACATGTTTGATAAAATGGTttttattgatattaaaaatgaaagTACATGAATTGTGCATTTCAGACGTTCTAGCGTGCAGAGGCTAAATCAATTAAAATACACTCAGGCTGCGTGGGCTACTGATATCAAACTGTTGCCTGTAAAAGGCAAAGGATCCCTtaatttttgcactttttttgcaCTGTTTACACAGAAAGTTGTGTAACCAGTATGAAAGAAAACAACAGTGAATGCAGTCCGTGCTGGAATAACATAAGAAATTGCAACCGACTCCGGAAATATGAGATGttcagataataaaaaataacaaaaataaaaatcacgaTAATTGCACTACTTTGTCACAACTGATATGAATAATCAGATAAATATTGGATTATCAAGGCAGAGGGGTTATACTGCAGGCTCTTAGACCTTCAAGGTGCTAAGTTGGTATACATACAAGAAACATTGGTTGTTGTCTTTAGTTCTTGGCTGAGAAACTAAATGAAATTATATACCAGCCATATATTAGGTTTGCAAGTTGTCCTACTTCTTGACAAATCAGTAGAGTCAACTTTAACCCAATGTCTCTTTGCTCAAATCCACTGATATTTCCTGAGAATTAAGGTAAATATTTGAAGTATGGTTTACTACGGTAGCCCTTCAACCACTGAGATGGAGATACATGGAGGACTTGAAAAAACACCCCTACTGAAAGGAAATAAGAGGACTTAGGGCATATTGTTGTCAGAAGACATCATAATTGATCTTTGTGATATCATAATGGATTAGTTTCAGAATTACTCAGCAACAAGAGGAAAAAAATGAACCAAGGACAACACCTTTATCATCCTGCAAGCTCCTCTAAACCCCCAAAACATGGCTATCTCTTGCACCATACTTCTGAGAAGccaaaaataattatacaataaaGAAAATGGCTTAAACTGTAGTGGCTTGAGGACAATCATAGTTTATAAACAACGGCTGTATCCAGATCCTCGTGATAAAAGTTAAACCcaagttgtttttttaaacagaaatccATTTGGCAGATTAAAGAAAAAGTCACACGGGAGGGAGCGAGAGTTTTCCGAGTATGTGCCTATTTTTGTATTACAACATGCCTTAGCGATCCAGGCTACAGCTGctgttaaaatattgattttaaaatagCTCTGTGGCAAACCAAAcggaagaaatttttttttggtaCAAAGCATCTACAAAAagcatttacatgtaaaatggGAAACAAAAGAGagcatatataaaataaaatccatCAGTTGAGCATCAGTGCTATGTATATTACTGTATTTGGAccaattttaatatatatataattttataacaaaataaataatgccTTTATACAGTGCCCATATTTGtacttaaacaaacaaaaagcttGGCGGCTCATTACGCAAGATACAGCTCAGACTAAAAGAATATTACATGATGTCCCTGGAaactaattataatatatattcatatttattccatataatatatttatatatattcaagTATTTGTTTTCAGGCAAAAGCATGTGAATACTACTGATAAACGTTAAAAATATATGTTAGTTGACATTATTGCGTTTTTCCCTTTGAATTTATATTTGTGCCTTTCtttcaaaactgaaaaaaaaaaaaaaaaaaacgctccaGAAACATAACTTTTTGTTCTCTTTTTTCCTTTACGCATTTTCACGAAAAAGAACATAGAAAATACAAACATCCCACATTTTTAAGGTCATAATGTCCCTCAGTGCAAAGCAGGGGTTCTGTGCAGCCAAGGTAGATGTCCAGGCATTTGAACATGTTCCCTTCAGCGCCCCCACACTGCTCCTTTCTTTAATTGCAAACGGTAGCACCGGGACCAAAGGCATACATTGTGTCTTGCGTCTCAACAAATGACACATCTGCATGCAGTGTTATCCCACACAGCCAATTTGCTCTTGCTTTCTTTTTCAAAAGTCACACTTTCCTTAAAACTGAAAGTTTAATAATttttcaaaggaaaaaaataaaacatgctttTCAACCCTTTCTCCTTTGAGTCCATTCCCAAAGCTCGCACCATGACATTTTTTGAGCTACAATGTTCATAGTCCATAAAAAAATAgtgcctttttttatttactcAACAAGAACTTTGACGTAATCCGTGGCGTTGTGCAAATCGCAGACTCTTCTCTGCGTTTCATTTGTGATTAAAGGTGCTGGAACAGGAATCTAATTTTACAACAATTCCTTACAGTGTGGATGTCCCTTTATAGTTAGAGGTGCAAACTAATACATAAAAGGACTAAAAGAGTGATACTTTAGTCTCGGGAGATTGCAGTGGAATGGGTTCTTTCGTGCTAGCTGTTCCTCATGTTCCAATGTCCACCATACTGGCGAAACGTTCCACAGTGGCGTTGCCGCATACATTTTTCCCTCTCGTTTATGATGTGCCTTTTTGTTGGTGAATGAAACAGCGAGAATAGAGACTGGAAGAGCATGTGAGCACGTCTGATAGGGAAGGAAGGAGGGTTGATGAAGACTGCCACAGAAATGACGTCAGAGACAAAAAGCTTTCATCCCCAAGTCTTTTTTTATCAACTCTGTGCAAATGATCCCGGGTTCACTTGTGGCTGACATAGTTTTCTGTCGGAAGGAGGATGGGCGGCAGTTTGCTGGACAGCGTGATAAGAGGTCTATGGTGGTGGAGTTGCTCCTGTGCCTTGATCCTCTCCGCCTGCCGCCTAAACTTCTTTGCTCGCAGGATGGCTGGGACACCCCTCCGTAGCCTCTGGGCGGCTTTTCGCTGCCACACATCATATTTGGAATATTTTACGGTCACGTGTTTTCTTGGGACCTCCTGTTGCAATGACAAAAATAATGTTAGAAGATGTCTCCAGAGACAAGTGGAATTCTTTCAGACACTTTCAGAATGAAGATACTTTCTATTGCGTCATCAAAAACACTGACGCTTGTTTCCTTGGATGATCTCAAAATAGGGTCAACTCAAGTTCAATATTGGTCAACCAAGACTAAAAATTATGAGGTAACAATTTTAATGATTTTGTAGCTGTTTTTCCATTTAGAGGATAATGGCTGATCTTAAACCACTGAGGCAACACTGAGAACCACTTTAAATTATCTTATCCCAACTTCAAATTCTATAACATATCCAGTTTAATTGGCTAACGATACAATGCTTTGACAAAACAACGAAACTAATCAAAAACTGAAAGGACCTCAGAAGGGACAACGACCAGGGAGGACATAAAAACGTTGTCCCCTTCATCCCCAATGTCCAATAATCCAGGCCTTTTTCTGAGAGAATTTGTCCACAAATCCAATTTTGTGATGAAATATTACAACCTATAGATGACCTCTCATTGAATTATATCATTTTCCACTTGGTCAGCAGTTTTGTGCCAATACTTGCTTACAAGATACAGTGTCCTTACACTTGTTCACTGTTTTCTTTAAACCCACATGCCAGGTTGCATGAGTTCAGCAGAAACTGCACAAGATGTTCAAGATGGTGAGTTGTGATAAGCCACTAGAGAGATGTTTTGTTTTCCCACGGTCAACATACCTGTTTTAATGCGGGCATCACAGGGATCACCTGTAGCGAAGTGCTGGACACGTCTCTCTCTGACTTGGCAGGTTTAGCGCAGTATTGTTGTAGCAGTTGTAGGTTACAACTGCTAAAACAACACTCCTCCACAATCCCACGCCTGTTTTGGGATGGTTTCGACCTGGTTGGTTGATCTGCAGGCATAAAAATAAACACCATCAGTTAATGAACAACATGGAGAAAGgcagtttaaaccagcctaagatggtatGCTGGCCATAGCTGTCCTCCAGGTTGGTCTGttagctggttttaaaggggtcttGACACTTTTTAGCTGTTCAGGCTGGGAGAACAGCTGGCTGTCCAGCTAAAacagctgagcaccagcttgaCCCAGCTGGGAGACTGCCTTAAACCAGTTAACACCAGCTTGGCAGTTTGGAAGacaagctgttttttgtttttgttttttcagtatgGGTAGtacaaaaacaatatattgcTCTGCTCACATGTCagacaaaacaaaagagcaaaCTAAACTCAAAAGGTTAGTTCAAAGTGTTGCCATCAAACTTGCAAATActttcaacaaacaaacaaaacaaacaaaca
This genomic window from Myxocyprinus asiaticus isolate MX2 ecotype Aquarium Trade chromosome 48, UBuf_Myxa_2, whole genome shotgun sequence contains:
- the LOC127437846 gene encoding insulin-like growth factor II, encoding MEDQLKHHSVCHTCLRTDRFINKIVQMYWSIRMPICILFLTLYAFEVASAETLCGGELVDALQFVCEGTGFYFNQPTRSKPSQNRRGIVEECCFSSCNLQLLQQYCAKPAKSERDVSSTSLQVIPVMPALKQEVPRKHVTVKYSKYDVWQRKAAQRLRRGVPAILRAKKFRRQAERIKAQEQLHHHRPLITLSSKLPPILLPTENYVSHK